One segment of Anatilimnocola aggregata DNA contains the following:
- the ald gene encoding alanine dehydrogenase: protein MIVGVPREIKRDEYRVAMLPVGVDELVRAGHQVLFEAGAGLGSGITDAEYQEQGARIVPTAADVFGQAELIVKVKEPLPQEWPLIRPGQALFTYFHFAASRELTDAMLASGATCLAYETLRDPQGRLPLLTPMSEVAGRMSIQEGAKYLEKPQMGRGILLAGVPGVAPAHITILGGGIVGANAAKIAAGFQADIAILDVNMDRLRYLDDIMPPNVNVLYSDRHTIRAQLKLADLVIGAVLIPGARAPKLVTRQDLKVMKPGSVIIDVAIDQGGCIETSRPTTHSDPTYMDEDVLHYCVTNMPGAVGRTSTFALCNVTLPWVMQLAERGIDDACQELPPLATAVNIRRGQVTYRAVAETFGLPFAN, encoded by the coding sequence ATGATCGTTGGCGTACCGCGCGAGATTAAACGGGACGAGTATCGGGTGGCGATGCTACCGGTCGGCGTGGATGAACTCGTTCGCGCGGGGCACCAGGTGTTGTTCGAAGCGGGCGCTGGCCTGGGCAGTGGCATTACCGATGCCGAGTACCAAGAGCAAGGCGCTCGAATTGTGCCGACAGCTGCCGATGTTTTTGGCCAGGCCGAACTGATCGTGAAGGTGAAAGAACCACTGCCACAGGAATGGCCTCTCATTCGTCCCGGGCAGGCACTATTTACCTATTTTCACTTCGCCGCCAGCCGCGAATTGACCGACGCCATGCTCGCCAGCGGCGCGACCTGTCTCGCTTATGAAACGCTCCGCGATCCTCAAGGCCGCTTGCCGCTTCTTACGCCGATGAGCGAAGTGGCCGGGCGGATGAGCATTCAGGAAGGGGCCAAGTACCTGGAGAAGCCGCAAATGGGCCGCGGCATTTTGCTCGCAGGTGTTCCTGGCGTGGCACCTGCTCATATCACGATTCTCGGCGGCGGAATTGTCGGCGCGAACGCGGCGAAGATCGCTGCCGGCTTTCAAGCAGATATTGCCATCCTCGACGTGAACATGGATCGCCTCCGCTATCTCGACGACATCATGCCGCCGAACGTCAACGTCCTCTATAGCGACCGCCACACCATTCGCGCTCAGTTGAAATTAGCCGACCTCGTCATCGGCGCAGTCCTCATTCCCGGCGCTCGCGCCCCCAAACTCGTCACGCGGCAAGACCTGAAGGTAATGAAGCCCGGCAGCGTGATCATCGACGTTGCCATCGACCAAGGGGGCTGCATCGAAACCAGCCGCCCCACGACCCACAGCGACCCAACTTACATGGACGAAGACGTGCTCCACTATTGCGTTACCAACATGCCCGGCGCGGTTGGCCGCACCAGCACGTTCGCCTTGTGCAATGTCACACTGCCGTGGGTCATGCAACTGGCCGAGCGCGGCATCGACGACGCCTGCCAAGAACTTCCCCCACTCGCCACCGCCGTCAATATCCGGCGTGGGCAGGTCACTTACCGCGCGGTGGCCGAGACATTCGGCTTGCCGTTCGCAAATTGA
- a CDS encoding DUF4339 domain-containing protein — MGIRFHCPNGHKLNVKSFLAGKKGVCPDCSAKFRIPERSEPGLDSDLEDADEHAAPAQGAHQPAAVSAAPVAVAAAIQAPVQPMPAKMPAPVAAVSVAPYATTAAAIAAPAGAIPSGVPLPSMKAGAQPVTATAPPFAMPAAPIHPAAMSAAPLAMPPPPPMTASGMGGRDAIAENPLATWFVRPPSGGQFGPARGEVMRKWLTEGRVTADSLVWREGWTDWLAATEVFPSLGKAAVAMFGAPTVATKAASPSAAIVGRKKSSGALGATILVLLAIICVILVGVLAFVLSGGTAST, encoded by the coding sequence ATGGGCATTCGTTTTCATTGTCCGAACGGCCACAAGCTGAACGTAAAATCGTTCTTGGCTGGCAAGAAGGGGGTCTGCCCCGATTGCAGTGCGAAGTTTCGCATTCCCGAGCGCTCGGAACCAGGGCTCGATAGCGACCTGGAAGATGCCGATGAACATGCCGCGCCCGCGCAAGGCGCGCATCAACCGGCCGCAGTGAGTGCTGCCCCAGTGGCTGTGGCAGCCGCCATCCAAGCCCCCGTGCAGCCGATGCCAGCCAAAATGCCTGCCCCAGTCGCGGCGGTTTCAGTAGCACCTTATGCGACCACTGCCGCCGCAATCGCTGCCCCGGCAGGAGCAATTCCCAGTGGTGTGCCTCTGCCAAGTATGAAGGCCGGAGCTCAGCCGGTGACAGCAACCGCGCCACCTTTTGCAATGCCTGCAGCACCTATACATCCGGCGGCCATGTCGGCCGCCCCCCTGGCGATGCCTCCCCCGCCGCCGATGACTGCAAGTGGAATGGGCGGGCGCGATGCAATCGCCGAGAATCCGCTGGCGACCTGGTTCGTTCGGCCCCCTTCGGGCGGTCAGTTTGGGCCCGCGCGGGGCGAGGTGATGCGCAAATGGCTGACCGAGGGGCGAGTGACGGCCGATTCGCTCGTCTGGCGTGAAGGGTGGACCGATTGGTTAGCGGCGACCGAGGTTTTCCCTTCTCTGGGCAAAGCTGCGGTGGCCATGTTTGGGGCACCGACTGTCGCCACGAAGGCCGCTTCCCCTTCAGCCGCAATCGTGGGGCGTAAGAAGTCAAGTGGCGCACTCGGTGCCACGATACTGGTTCTCTTGGCCATTATCTGCGTAATCCTGGTCGGTGTTTTGGCATTCGTTCTTTCCGGCGGCACGGCGAGCACGTAG
- the tssF gene encoding type VI secretion system baseplate subunit TssF, translated as MATRLEREYENELVFIRQFATEFARERPGIAGRLMLSEDTGFSQDPHVERLIEAFAFLTARVQVKLKDEFPELTDALLNILYPHYLAPIPSMAIAQLHLDRAQGNLTTGQVIKRHTEVYSREINGLPCRFRTTADTELWPIEVTKARYESAPFGREISDIVDPRRLRDAESAIRIELKSWSAHPLKKLDLSQLRFFLSGDMPTTNQLYELIFNHAVSVVIRVPDVMPKESYAFLPASGLHPVGFDPDEGMLPYGPRSLPGYRLLTEFFTFPHKFLFFDATGLAALKNLPVTDQFELVIFLNKTAPQLETRIKADTFRLGCTPIVNLFKQSAEPIRLTRTKMQYPLYPDVRRMSAMEVYSIDEVESIHPETKESITYRPFFSFQHDTESAGERAYWAHHRVPSIKADDQGTDIFLSLVDLNFNPTLPAAEVLLITTTCTNRDIPADAQKTGNAEWGFQLTGQSPVRKITTPVEPTRPLRLKEAANRWRLISHLSLNHLSITGGPDGAAALRELLRLYDYTSSQTTAQLIEGITSISSERSVAPIQDAKTRGFCRGLDVTVTFDDEKYPGTGFYLLACVLEHFLGQYSTINSFTRMIAKSKQREFWERKWAPRTGNLTLA; from the coding sequence ATGGCAACCCGGTTGGAGCGCGAGTACGAAAACGAACTGGTATTCATTCGCCAGTTTGCGACCGAATTTGCGCGCGAACGTCCCGGCATTGCCGGCCGGCTCATGCTCAGCGAGGACACAGGCTTTTCGCAAGACCCGCACGTCGAACGGCTCATCGAAGCATTCGCCTTTCTCACCGCCCGCGTGCAGGTCAAGCTCAAAGACGAGTTTCCCGAACTGACCGATGCGCTGCTGAACATTCTCTATCCGCATTACCTGGCCCCGATTCCATCAATGGCCATTGCCCAGCTGCATCTCGACCGCGCGCAAGGGAATCTCACTACGGGACAGGTGATTAAGCGGCATACCGAAGTCTATTCGCGCGAGATCAATGGGCTCCCCTGTCGCTTTCGCACGACGGCCGACACGGAACTGTGGCCCATCGAAGTGACCAAGGCCCGCTATGAAAGCGCGCCCTTCGGCCGCGAGATTAGCGATATTGTCGACCCGCGCCGCCTGCGCGATGCCGAGTCGGCCATTCGGATCGAACTGAAATCGTGGAGCGCTCATCCGCTCAAAAAGTTGGACCTTTCGCAGCTGAGGTTTTTTCTCAGCGGCGATATGCCGACGACCAATCAGTTGTACGAACTGATTTTTAATCACGCGGTCAGCGTAGTGATTCGCGTGCCCGATGTGATGCCGAAAGAAAGCTATGCCTTTCTGCCGGCCAGTGGTTTACATCCGGTTGGCTTTGACCCCGACGAAGGAATGCTGCCGTATGGGCCGCGCTCGTTGCCTGGCTATCGGCTGTTAACAGAATTCTTCACGTTCCCGCACAAGTTCCTGTTCTTCGATGCCACAGGCCTCGCAGCGCTAAAGAACTTGCCGGTGACCGATCAATTCGAGTTGGTCATCTTCCTGAACAAGACCGCGCCCCAGTTAGAGACACGAATCAAGGCCGACACCTTCCGTCTCGGCTGCACGCCTATTGTCAATCTGTTCAAACAATCGGCAGAGCCCATTCGCCTGACGCGCACGAAGATGCAGTATCCGCTCTATCCGGATGTGCGACGCATGAGCGCGATGGAGGTCTACTCCATCGATGAAGTCGAGAGCATTCATCCGGAAACGAAAGAATCGATCACTTATCGGCCTTTCTTTTCCTTTCAGCACGATACCGAATCAGCTGGCGAGCGCGCATATTGGGCCCATCATCGCGTACCGTCGATCAAGGCGGACGATCAAGGAACCGATATTTTCCTCTCGCTCGTCGATTTGAATTTCAATCCCACGCTACCTGCGGCCGAAGTGCTGCTCATTACTACCACCTGCACCAATCGCGACATTCCCGCCGACGCTCAAAAGACCGGCAATGCCGAGTGGGGTTTTCAACTCACGGGGCAATCGCCGGTGCGAAAGATCACGACGCCAGTCGAACCGACTCGCCCGTTACGCTTGAAAGAGGCCGCCAATCGCTGGCGACTCATTTCGCATTTATCGCTCAATCACTTGTCAATCACCGGTGGCCCCGATGGCGCCGCGGCACTGCGCGAACTGCTGCGGCTATACGACTACACTTCGTCGCAAACAACGGCCCAGTTGATCGAGGGCATCACTTCAATTAGCAGCGAGCGGAGCGTCGCGCCGATTCAAGATGCCAAAACGCGCGGCTTTTGCCGCGGTCTCGATGTGACCGTTACGTTCGACGACGAAAAATATCCGGGCACGGGCTTTTATCTGTTAGCCTGCGTCCTCGAACATTTCCTGGGGCAATACTCCACGATCAATTCGTTCACGCGGATGATTGCGAAATCGAAACAGCGCGAATTCTGGGAGCGAAAATGGGCACCGAGGACCGGCAATCTGACGCTGGCTTGA
- the tssE gene encoding type VI secretion system baseplate subunit TssE translates to MSRVPSHHRLLASLLDRLIEIQPNEEATSHNPQGLSLSEMQANVLRDVQSLLNTRQTLTEPTDDESHLRQSVVSFGLPDISNVNPDNLDQRDAIRSSVEEAIRQFEPRLANIRVQAHETSNADRSLRLTVDALLKVEPNPVPVQFDTVIESGTSQWKVK, encoded by the coding sequence ATGTCCCGCGTTCCGTCTCACCATCGACTGCTGGCTTCGTTGCTCGATCGGCTGATCGAGATTCAGCCCAACGAAGAAGCCACGTCGCACAATCCGCAGGGATTGTCGTTGAGCGAGATGCAGGCCAATGTGCTGCGCGATGTGCAGTCTCTCTTGAATACGCGGCAAACTCTGACCGAACCGACCGACGACGAGTCGCACCTGCGGCAATCGGTCGTCTCGTTCGGGCTGCCCGATATTTCGAACGTGAATCCAGATAACCTCGACCAGCGCGACGCGATTCGAAGTTCGGTCGAAGAGGCGATTCGACAATTCGAACCACGTTTAGCCAATATTCGCGTGCAGGCGCATGAAACGTCGAATGCCGATCGCAGCTTGCGTTTGACCGTCGATGCGCTACTGAAGGTGGAACCGAATCCGGTGCCGGTGCAGTTCGACACGGTAATCGAAAGTGGCACGAGTCAGTGGAAGGTGAAATAA
- the tssH gene encoding type VI secretion system ATPase TssH produces MAHNLKSLLGKLNEYCHRALLSGAAVAASKSNFEVELEHWFFQLLEAPNTDISRLLRHFEIDQSRLVGELAKAIEKFKTGNPRAVAGFSIKIVDLLREAWLIASVEFGANKIRSGHLLQAVLATPDLATLILSSLPKLGTIDVAQLQKDMRDVVSGSIEDVASAKDAATSGGDGGPQLASGGKTPALDQFTIDLTARAREGKVDPVLGRDFEIRQLVDILMRRRQNNPILTGEAGVGKTAVVEGFAIRIASGDVPPILQNVSLRSLDLGLLQAGAGVKGEFENRLKQVIAEVKASPQPIILFIDEAHTLIGAGGAAGQGDAANMLKPALARGELRTIAATTWSEYKKYFEKDAALARRFQVVKVEEPGEEQAINMMRGFTPTLEDHHGLQVLDEAIRDAVKLSSRYITGRQLPDKSVSLLDTAAARVAISHNATPGQVEDTRRRTEQLVRQIEGISREHAIGGGHDEHLQQLKEELTQTEAKLKLLDERWQKELELVKAIREIRSKIAAAVLPPKPSKSKDAKGNGQAPAAATAPAVASATTGPAAKVTVGGAVGPQAAVVAETAAATPPTAEELAQLRKDLDTKNAELKALQGENPLMQVCVDSQTIAEVVSGWTGIPIGKMFTDEIKTVLKLKEKLEERVIGQSHALDALGQRIRTARAGLVDPNRPIGVFMMVGPSGVGKTETAMALADILYGGDKNMVIINMSEYQEAHTVSSLKGSPPGYVGYGEGGVLTEAVRRKPYSVVLLDEVEKAHNDVMELFYQVFDKGMLEDAEGREIDFKNTVILLTSNVGTDAIAKMCADPETRPDPTALAEALRPELLKVFKPAFLGRMVVCPYYPLADDVMRDIIKLKLGHIGKRLAENHKAKFTYDDSVVEAVRERCREVESGARNVDHILTGSMLPEISREVLARMAEGTSIKRVHIKIDDKSQFAYELE; encoded by the coding sequence GTGGCGCACAACTTGAAATCGCTGCTCGGCAAGCTCAATGAATATTGTCACCGCGCGTTGCTCAGTGGAGCTGCGGTCGCTGCTTCCAAAAGCAACTTCGAAGTCGAACTCGAGCATTGGTTCTTTCAACTGCTGGAAGCTCCGAACACCGACATCAGCCGCCTGCTCCGGCACTTCGAGATTGACCAGTCGCGACTCGTCGGCGAACTGGCCAAAGCCATCGAGAAATTCAAGACGGGCAATCCGCGCGCGGTGGCTGGCTTCTCGATCAAGATCGTCGACCTCCTGCGCGAAGCCTGGCTGATTGCGTCGGTCGAGTTTGGTGCTAATAAAATTCGCTCGGGGCACTTGTTGCAAGCCGTACTCGCCACGCCGGACCTAGCCACACTCATTTTGAGCAGCTTGCCCAAGCTGGGTACGATCGACGTCGCACAGTTGCAAAAAGACATGCGCGACGTCGTTTCGGGCTCGATCGAAGACGTAGCCAGCGCCAAAGATGCCGCCACCAGCGGTGGCGATGGTGGTCCGCAACTTGCCTCGGGTGGCAAGACACCAGCCCTCGATCAATTCACCATCGACCTCACCGCGCGGGCTCGCGAGGGCAAGGTCGACCCGGTACTTGGCCGCGATTTCGAGATTCGACAACTCGTCGATATCCTGATGCGTCGTCGCCAGAACAACCCGATTCTCACGGGCGAAGCGGGGGTTGGCAAAACGGCCGTTGTTGAAGGCTTTGCCATTCGCATTGCATCTGGCGATGTGCCGCCAATTCTGCAGAACGTCTCGCTCCGCTCGCTCGACCTCGGCCTGTTACAAGCGGGCGCGGGAGTGAAGGGCGAATTCGAAAATCGCTTGAAGCAGGTGATTGCAGAAGTCAAGGCTTCGCCGCAGCCCATCATTCTGTTCATCGACGAAGCTCATACTCTAATTGGTGCCGGTGGTGCTGCGGGGCAAGGTGACGCGGCGAACATGCTCAAGCCGGCACTGGCCCGCGGTGAACTGCGCACCATCGCGGCGACGACCTGGTCGGAATACAAAAAGTACTTCGAAAAAGATGCGGCCCTCGCGCGGCGGTTCCAAGTGGTAAAGGTGGAAGAGCCCGGTGAAGAGCAGGCCATTAACATGATGCGCGGCTTCACGCCGACCCTTGAGGACCATCACGGTCTGCAAGTGCTCGACGAAGCGATTCGCGATGCCGTCAAACTATCGAGCCGCTATATCACCGGTCGTCAGCTGCCCGATAAATCGGTCAGCTTGCTCGATACAGCAGCCGCGCGCGTGGCGATCAGTCACAACGCCACGCCTGGGCAGGTCGAAGACACACGCCGTCGCACCGAGCAACTTGTTCGGCAAATTGAAGGCATCTCGCGCGAACATGCCATCGGCGGCGGGCACGACGAGCACCTGCAGCAGCTCAAAGAAGAGTTGACGCAGACCGAAGCCAAACTGAAATTACTCGACGAGCGTTGGCAGAAAGAACTGGAGCTAGTGAAAGCGATTCGAGAGATTCGCTCCAAAATCGCAGCTGCGGTGTTGCCCCCAAAGCCGAGCAAGAGCAAAGATGCCAAGGGAAATGGTCAAGCGCCTGCTGCAGCTACTGCACCGGCCGTTGCTTCCGCCACGACTGGCCCGGCTGCAAAGGTGACCGTCGGCGGTGCCGTGGGTCCGCAAGCAGCCGTCGTTGCCGAAACCGCTGCGGCTACGCCACCCACTGCAGAAGAGCTCGCGCAGCTACGAAAAGATCTCGATACCAAGAATGCCGAATTGAAGGCCCTGCAAGGCGAGAATCCGCTGATGCAGGTTTGTGTCGATTCGCAAACAATTGCCGAAGTGGTGTCGGGCTGGACCGGCATTCCGATTGGCAAGATGTTCACCGACGAAATCAAAACGGTCCTCAAACTGAAAGAAAAGCTTGAAGAGCGCGTGATTGGCCAGTCGCACGCGCTTGATGCGCTAGGTCAACGCATTCGCACCGCCCGCGCGGGACTTGTCGACCCAAACCGCCCGATTGGCGTGTTCATGATGGTGGGCCCCAGCGGCGTCGGCAAAACCGAAACCGCGATGGCGCTTGCCGATATTCTGTACGGTGGTGACAAAAACATGGTCATCATCAACATGTCGGAGTATCAGGAGGCTCATACCGTTTCGAGCCTCAAGGGTTCCCCTCCCGGTTATGTCGGCTATGGCGAAGGTGGCGTGCTGACCGAAGCTGTTCGCCGCAAGCCTTACAGCGTGGTGCTACTCGACGAAGTCGAAAAAGCTCACAATGACGTGATGGAATTGTTCTACCAGGTCTTCGATAAAGGGATGCTCGAAGATGCCGAAGGTCGCGAGATCGATTTTAAGAACACCGTCATCCTGCTGACTTCCAACGTCGGCACCGATGCGATTGCCAAGATGTGTGCCGATCCAGAAACACGCCCCGATCCGACAGCACTTGCCGAAGCACTTCGTCCTGAATTGCTGAAGGTCTTCAAGCCGGCGTTTCTCGGCCGTATGGTCGTCTGTCCCTACTATCCACTGGCGGACGACGTGATGCGTGACATCATCAAGTTGAAACTCGGACACATTGGCAAACGACTGGCAGAGAACCATAAAGCCAAGTTCACCTACGATGACTCAGTCGTCGAAGCGGTACGCGAACGCTGCCGAGAGGTCGAAAGCGGAGCCCGCAACGTCGACCATATTCTCACCGGTTCAATGCTGCCCGAGATTTCTCGCGAAGTCCTGGCGCGGATGGCCGAGGGAACATCGATCAAGCGAGTCCACATCAAGATCGACGACAAATCTCAGTTTGCCTACGAACTTGAATAA
- the tssG gene encoding type VI secretion system baseplate subunit TssG, producing MGTEDRQSDAGLSQWLGVTPTSRAAVHTGLPGLDHLLREEPYRFEFFAAMHLLTRIRLMRPDFDLDGQAELLPIRFRAHQSLAFPPSEIHDLRVLPNSKRPIEMLVTFFGLTGPMGALPRHYTEIVMERIRKRDHVLRDFLDLFNHRLIMLFAEAGHKYRFWFSYEQAVQIGRIRKTQGSQKFRGFVLEDRPRIDHVSQNLLDLVGLGNSLQRYKDIVRGALANRVDIADETFRHYAGLLSQSHRSGLGLEQILSGYFATPVKIQQFVGQWLQLPAEYRTGLPIREEIIAPGASKPTTVPKAPVAHAAPRLGQNTVIGSRIWEVQGKFRVTLGPLTYQRFLDYLPVGNAFRKLAQLTRIYVRGGFDFDVQPTLLGHEVPWCRLGGNETPGARLGWNTWIRNEPFRKPVDDAVFQVENKVSFGS from the coding sequence ATGGGCACCGAGGACCGGCAATCTGACGCTGGCTTGAGCCAATGGCTCGGCGTCACGCCGACCAGCCGGGCCGCCGTCCACACCGGCCTCCCGGGGCTCGATCACCTGCTGCGCGAAGAACCGTATCGCTTTGAATTCTTCGCGGCGATGCACCTGCTTACGCGCATTCGGCTGATGCGTCCCGACTTCGACCTCGATGGCCAGGCCGAGCTTCTGCCCATTCGCTTTCGCGCCCATCAGTCGCTGGCGTTTCCGCCCAGCGAAATTCACGACCTAAGGGTGCTTCCAAATTCGAAGCGCCCGATCGAGATGCTGGTCACGTTCTTCGGGCTGACTGGGCCGATGGGGGCCCTGCCGCGGCACTACACCGAGATTGTCATGGAGCGGATACGCAAGCGCGATCACGTGCTGCGCGACTTTCTCGACCTGTTCAATCATCGGCTGATCATGCTGTTTGCCGAAGCCGGGCATAAATATCGCTTCTGGTTTTCCTACGAGCAGGCCGTGCAGATTGGCCGGATTCGTAAGACGCAGGGTTCGCAGAAATTTCGCGGCTTCGTACTGGAAGATCGCCCACGCATCGATCACGTCTCTCAAAATCTGCTCGATCTTGTCGGTCTCGGCAATTCGCTTCAGCGGTACAAAGACATTGTGCGCGGTGCATTAGCGAACCGCGTCGATATCGCCGACGAGACCTTTCGGCATTATGCGGGCTTGCTGTCGCAATCGCATCGCAGCGGGTTGGGGCTCGAACAAATCCTCAGCGGATATTTTGCAACGCCGGTCAAGATTCAGCAGTTTGTCGGCCAGTGGCTGCAACTGCCGGCCGAATATCGAACTGGTTTGCCCATTCGCGAAGAAATTATCGCCCCGGGCGCAAGCAAGCCGACCACCGTGCCAAAGGCTCCGGTTGCCCATGCAGCGCCCCGTTTGGGACAGAATACAGTCATTGGGTCGAGAATCTGGGAGGTCCAGGGGAAGTTTCGTGTCACCTTGGGACCCCTCACTTATCAGCGGTTCTTAGACTACTTGCCGGTGGGCAACGCATTTCGCAAACTGGCACAACTCACGCGAATTTACGTTCGAGGCGGTTTCGACTTCGATGTGCAGCCGACACTGCTGGGGCACGAGGTTCCCTGGTGCCGGCTGGGCGGCAACGAAACACCCGGTGCCCGGCTGGGCTGGAACACGTGGATTCGCAACGAGCCGTTTCGCAAGCCCGTCGACGATGCGGTGTTCCAGGTCGAAAACAAGGTCTCGTTCGGTTCGTAA
- a CDS encoding ClpP family protease produces the protein MPPTDEPMEHDEGPLELAICGDLTEREGDLSDKLLSVPPGSECVLYFNSPGGSAYVALALSGLIALRGLKATGVVTGECSSAALWLFAACTRRLVTPHSVLLFHPMKWQSEEHVLISEAAEWARHFEHLERDMDELLARQFNVPLEKLRPWLHPGRYVTGRELVAAGLAELIELSPLSDLLPPAEKPQKQKPGFRS, from the coding sequence ATGCCCCCTACAGACGAACCAATGGAACACGACGAAGGCCCGCTCGAACTCGCCATCTGCGGCGACCTGACCGAGCGGGAGGGGGACCTCAGCGACAAACTCCTTAGCGTCCCGCCGGGGAGCGAGTGCGTGCTGTACTTCAATTCTCCCGGCGGCAGTGCCTATGTCGCCCTGGCCCTGTCTGGGCTGATTGCTCTTCGCGGGCTAAAGGCCACGGGTGTTGTCACTGGCGAATGCTCCTCAGCAGCGCTCTGGCTGTTCGCAGCCTGTACCCGCCGCCTCGTCACACCCCATAGCGTCCTGCTGTTTCACCCCATGAAATGGCAGAGCGAAGAGCATGTTCTGATTTCGGAAGCAGCGGAATGGGCACGCCATTTTGAACATCTGGAACGAGATATGGACGAACTCCTGGCCCGGCAATTCAATGTGCCCCTCGAAAAGCTTCGCCCTTGGCTGCATCCTGGTCGCTACGTAACCGGCCGCGAACTGGTGGCTGCGGGGTTGGCCGAGTTAATTGAACTCTCTCCGCTCAGCGACTTGCTGCCGCCCGCAGAGAAACCCCAGAAGCAAAAACCCGGTTTTCGTTCGTAG